One Brassica napus cultivar Da-Ae chromosome A5, Da-Ae, whole genome shotgun sequence DNA window includes the following coding sequences:
- the LOC111215801 gene encoding protein ENDOPLASMIC RETICULUM-ARRESTED PEN3, giving the protein MVSDGSERLKLNVGGEIFETTASTIQSTCPDSLLAALSTPTSHGSNPVFIDRDPEIFSVILNLLRTGRLPANSSSGVFSKQELLDEALYYGVESLLRSAMLPPPLQGFDASLASTITPATDGVPSAFTATAGDASLWIAHGGQISVYDWSLSHAVTVRTHLSDVTSICRVWDEAAAIGSGSASGLHFYDLSSGRYVGSTHWTDPEDPRIHKARVAAVADSPGGVFASFDCLHRENSVLQIDKSTLQVAAVIGQQSGSSAKTAVPEKLRWVANNGLLVGSAVQRGVFGCSGYIRIWDPRSKNIVWETSEPGSGRSSRFGDALADVDVEVEESTLFKVCSKSGDLGMADLRKLGEDPWVYVSDENPGAWSADGGGYSVVHCYRKQVLAARGGALEVWSSVEGKRSSGDLIRRRNFVDKEEDSKRGMVSKIEAGGDRLFVSREYMEGVEVWESSNSSSMIEL; this is encoded by the coding sequence ATGGTTTCCGACGGAAGCGAGCGCTTGAAGCTCAACGTCGGCGGCGAAATCTTCGAAACCACCGCATCCACCATTCAATCAACCTGCCCAGACTCTCTCCTCGCTGCTCTCTCCACCCCAACCTCCCACGGATCGAATCCCGTCTTCATCGATCGCGACCCGGAGATTTTCTCCGTCATCCTCAACCTCCTCCGAACCGGACGCCTCCCAGCTAACTCCTCCTCCGGCGTCTTCTCCAAACAAGAGCTGCTCGATGAAGCTCTTTACTACGGCGTCGAGTCACTCCTCCGGTCGGCGATGTTACCTCCGCCGCTGCAAGGTTTCGACGCTTCTTTAGCTTCGACAATCACGCCGGCGACGGACGGAGTTCCCTCCGCTTTCACCGCAACCGCCGGAGATGCTTCTTTATGGATCGCTCACGGCGGACAGATCTCCGTCTACGATTGGAGTCTCTCCCACGCCGTAACCGTCCGCACGCATCTCAGTGACGTCACGTCGATCTGCCGCGTGTGGGACGAGGCGGCGGCGATCGGATCTGGATCCGCGTCGGGGCTTCACTTCTACGATCTCTCGAGCGGTCGTTACGTCGGATCCACGCACTGGACTGATCCGGAAGATCCGAGGATCCACAAGGCGCGAGTCGCCGCCGTCGCGGATTCTCCCGGCGGAGTCTTCGCATCGTTTGATTGCTTGCATAGAGAGAACAGCGTTCTACAGATCGATAAGTCCACTCTCCAAGTCGCCGCCGTCATCGGCCAGCAATCCGGAAGCTCAGCTAAAACCGCCGTACCGGAGAAGCTCCGGTGGGTGGCGAATAACGGTCTTTTAGTCGGATCCGCGGTCCAACGAGGAGTGTTCGGATGCTCCGGGTACATCCGGATCTGGGATCCACGATCAAAGAACATTGTGTGGGAGACGAGCGAGCCAGGTTCGGGACGAAGCAGCAGGTTCGGAGATGCGTTAGCTGACGTGGACGTGGAAGTTGAAGAGTCAACTCTCTTCAAGGTGTGTTCAAAGTCAGGTGATCTCGGAATGGCAGATCTTCGTAAATTAGGTGAAGATCCGTGGGTATATGTGTCAGACGAGAATCCTGGCGCGTGGAGTGCAGACGGCGGCGGTTACAGCGTTGTGCATTGTTATAGAAAGCAAGTGTTGGCAGCGAGAGGTGGAGCGTTGGAGGTGTGGTCGAGTGTTGAGGGGAAGAGGAGTAGTGGTGATCTGATTCGTAGAAGAAACTTTGTAGACAAGGAAGAAGACTCCAAGAGAGGGATGGTTTCTAAAATTGAGGCAGGAGGTGATAGGCTGTTTGTTTCTAGGGAATATATGGAAGGTGTTGAGGTCTGGGAGAGTTCTAACTCCTCAAGTATGATAGAACTGTGA
- the LOC111215802 gene encoding lactosylceramide 4-alpha-galactosyltransferase-like, whose product MDSEIAKKVTAVFDHRRLNRSGSSLFTAFAASVIALIVFTVVIVSNLTVREISEVVKIEIKTVVPYLPLRSERELSAGKNNYTIKQITTVKENNNLEILETFGGKGVSEKFQQRATEFLRDDCDVSFMMTWISPAEMFGKKREVLSVESVFKSHPRGCLIILSSTMDSPQGFRVLKPFLDRGYRVTAVTPDLPFLLKDTAGESWLEEIKTGKRDPGKISLAQNLSNLMRLAYLFKFGGVYLDTDMIVLKSFKTLRNVIGAQTLEPVSRNWTRLNNAVLVFDKSHPLLRKCIEEFALTFNGNVWGHNGPYLVSRVARAVEGTVGYNFTVMTPPAFYSVNWIEIGKLFTVPRTEKDRKRVEVKVLEMQRRSYGLHLWNKFSSKFQIEKGSAMDKIVSDHCVICEKVSVS is encoded by the coding sequence ATGGATAGTGAAATAGCTAAAAAAGTCACGGCGGTGTTTGATCACCGGCGATTAAACCGCTCCGGTTCATCACTGTTCACAGCCTTTGCTGCCTCAGTAATAGCTCTGATCGTTTTCACGGTCGTCATCGTATCCAACTTAACGGTGAGAGAGATCTCGGAGGTGGTGAAGATAGAGATCAAGACGGTTGTTCCTTACTTACCTCTGAGATCAGAGAGAGAGCTGAGCGCTGGCAAGAACAACTACACGATCAAGCAGATTACCACAGTTAAAGAGAATAACAATCTCGAGATTCTCGAGACTTTTGGAGGCAAAGGCGTGTCGGAGAAGTTTCAGCAAAGAGCAACAGAGTTTCTGAGAGATGATTGTGACGTCAGTTTCATGATGACGTGGATCTCCCCTGCTGAGATGTTCGGTAAGAAGAGAGAGGTTTTGTCTGTGGAAAGCGTCTTTAAATCACATCCTCGTGGTTGTTTGATCATTTTATCATCTACGATGGATTCTCCTCAGGGGTTTAGAGTCTTGAAACCATTTCTTGACCGCGGTTACAGAGTTACTGCGGTAACTCCTGATTTACCTTTTCTCCTCAAGGACACGGCGGGAGAGTCGTGGCTTGAGGAGATTAAGACAGGGAAGAGAGATCCCGGGAAGATCTCTTTAGCTCAGAACCTCTCAAACCTCATGAGACTCGCGTACTTGTTCAAGTTCGGAGGCGTTTATCTAGACACGGACATGATAGTGCTGAAAAGCTTTAAAACTTTAAGGAACGTGATCGGCGCGCAGACTCTCGAACCGGTTTCGAGAAACTGGACGAGGCTGAACAACGCGGTTTTGGTCTTCGACAAGAGCCATCCTCTCTTGCGGAAATGTATCGAAGAGTTTGCGTTGACTTTCAACGGGAACGTTTGGGGTCATAACGGACCGTATCTTGTTTCTAGAGTGGCTAGAGCTGTTGAAGGAACGGTTGGTTATAACTTCACTGTCATGACGCCTCCTGCGTTTTATTCGGTTAATTGGATTGAGATTGGGAAGCTCTTCACGGTTCCAAGAACCGAGAAGGATAGGAAGAGAGTGGAAGTCAAGGTTCTTGAGATGCAGAGGAGAAGCTACGGGTTGCATTTGTGGAATAAGTTTAGTAGTAAATTTCAAATTGAGAAAGGTAGTGCCATGGATAAAATCGTTTCGGATCATTGTGTGATCTGTGAGAAAGTCTCTGTATCATAA
- the LOC111215804 gene encoding flocculation protein FLO11-like encodes MLTHDRDEELSMFLEMRRRDKERRGESLVTGSDSTSINGALTTAAAAALSGVSETVSSQRYPLRRTAAENFLYSENEKSDYDWLLTPPGTPQFEKESHRSVMEQSEAPNSRPTNLKSRLGNCREDKPQMASSSLAGLRRPSSSSSSRSTSRPSTPTRRSTTPTTTTSTTRPVTTTRASNSRSSTPTSRATLTAARATTSATAPRTTTSRSATPTRTKTQPSSAPSKKPLSRSATPTRRSPTPTGPSIVSSKAPSRGTSPTPTPTGPSMVSSKAPSRGTSPTPTVKSSKPWKPREMPGFSLEAPPNLRTSASDRPVSATRGRPGVASAPGSRSNSIERGNGAASNGVGHARRQSCSPSRGRAPVGSNNGSLPGARGRGKANNGDSPVAMGNKMVERVVNMRKLGPPRLTESGGRGTAKSSSAFNSLGYGRNLSKSSIDMALRHMDIRRGMTGNLRPLVTKVPASSMYSVRSRPNSVTNSPMATSSTVSSSEPNLDNINILCLDGNDAENDDLLSERSFSSPRDQFPKFTS; translated from the exons atgttGACACACGACAGAGATGAAGAACTCTCTATGTTCCTTGAGATGCGTCGACGCGACAAAGAACGTAGAGGAGAATCTCTTGTAACAG GATCTGATAGTACTAGTATCAACGGAGCGTTGACGACTGCTGCTGCTGCGGCGCTCTCTGGTGTCTCTGAAACGGTGTCGTCTCAACGTTATCCTCTCCGGAGAACCGCAGCAGAGAACTTCTTGTACTCAGAGAATGAGAAATCCGATTACGATTG GCTGCTTACGCCGCCAGGCACGCCTCAGTTTGAGAAAGAGTCACATAGGAGCGTAATGGAACAGAGTGAGGCTCCCAATTCTCGCCCCACGAATCTTAAATCTCGG TTAGGGAACTGCCGTGAAGATAAACCCCAAATGGCATCATCCTCGTTAGCTGGACTCAGAAGACCGTCTTCATCTAGTAGCTCAAGGTCCACGAGCAGACCTTCCACACCAACCAGAAGGTCTACAACCCCAACCACAACCACTTCCACAACAAGGCCTGTGACAACCACTAGAGCTTCAAACTCTAGATCCTCAACACCCACCTCACGTGCAACATTAACTGCTGCACGTGCTACTACCTCCGCAACGGCTCCACGCACCACAACATCTAGATCAGCTACTCCAACTCGGACTAAGACTCAGCCTTCTTCTGCACCTTCTAAAAAACCTTTATCAAGGTCGGCCACACCAACCCGCAGGTCTCCAACCCCGACCGGTCCATCAATAGTTTCGAGTAAAGCTCCCTCTCGAGGGACTTCTCCAACTCCAACCCCGACCGGTCCATCAATGGTTTCTAGTAAAGCTCCCTCTCGAGGGACTTCTCCCACTCCAACTGTGAAGTCGTCGAAGCCATGGAAGCCGCGGGAGATGCCTGGATTCTCATTAGAAGCCCCACCGAATCTGAGGACCTCTGCATCAGATAGACCAGTCTCAGCTACAAGAGGCAGACCTGGAGTAGCCTCTGCACCAGGCTCAAGATCAAATTCCATAGAACGTGGCAACGGCGCCGCCAGTAATGGCGTCGGACACGCAAGAAGGCAATCTTGCTCCCCGTCAAGAGGCCGTGCTCCTGTAGGGAGCAACAACGGGAGCCTCCCAGGTGCACGTGGGCGAGGAAAGGCCAACAACGGCGATAGCCCAGTGGCTATGGGTAataaaatggtcgagagagTGGTGAACATGAGGAAACTAGGTCCACCACGGCTAACAGAGAGCGGTGGTAGAGGAACGGCCAAATCTAGCTCTGCTTTTAACAGCCTTGGCTATGGGAGAAACCTCTCCAAGAGCTCCATCGATATGGCCTTGAGACATATG GATATAAGACGAGGCATGACAGGGAATCTCCGGCCGCTTGTCACGAAAGTTCCGGCATCATCAATGTACAGCGTGCGAAGCCGGCCGAATAGTGTCACCAACTCTCCGATGGCTACGAGCAGCACTGTCAGCTCATCCGAACCGAACTTGGACAACATCAACATTTTGTGCTTAGATGGGAACGATGCTGAAAACGATGATCTTCTTAGCGAGAGAAGCTTTTCTTCTCCGCGAGACCAGTTCCCTAAGTTCACATCTTGA
- the LOC111197981 gene encoding protein yippee-like At3g08990, which translates to MGRLFVIDLQGETYSCKHCHTPFALTDDLISKSFHCKHGRAYLFENVVNVTVGEMEHRIMMTGWHTVADIFCVCCGSLVGWKYEIAYEKSQKYKEGKFIIERFKVLGPDGGGYDMNEDEPMIGSDEE; encoded by the exons ATGGGAAGACTATTCGTGATCGACCTCCAAGGAGAAACTTATAGCTGTAAACATTGCCACACACCTTTCGCACTTACCGATGATCTCATCTCCAAG TCATTTCACTGCAAGCATGGAAGGGCTTATCTTTTCGAAAACGT TGTCAATGTGACTGTTGGAGAGATGGAGCATCGCATCATGATGACTGGCTGGCACACTGTTGCTGACATCTTCTGCGTTTGCTGTGGCTCTCTCGTTGGCTGGAAATAC GAGATCGCATACGAAAAGTCTCAGAAATACAAAGAAGGAAAATTCATCATTGAAAG GTTTAAAGTGCTTGGACCCGATGGAGGCGGGTACGACATGAACGAGGACGAGCCCATGATTGGAAGTGACGAAGAATAA
- the LOC111197982 gene encoding mitochondrial inner membrane protease subunit 2, which translates to MGIQNLLWQVTKKAFTGGIIGVTISDRCCSVVPVRGDSMSPTLNPQRNSYLDDYVLVEKFCLQDYKFVRGDVVVFSSPTHFKDKYIKRIVGLPGEWISSSRDVIRVPEGHCWVEGDNKASSLDSRTFGPIPLGLIRGRVTSVVWPPQRVSKIS; encoded by the exons ATGGGAATCCAAAATCTTTTATGGCAAGTGACGAAGAAAGCATTCACTGGAGGTATCATAGGGGTTACTATTTCAGATAGATGTTGTAGCGTTGTTCCCGTGAGAGGAGATTCCATGTCTCCCACTTTGAATCCCCAGAGAAATTCTTATTTAG ATGATTATGTTTTGGTAGAGAAATTTTGCCTTCAGGATTACAAGTTTGTGCGTGGTGATGTTGTAGTGTTCAG CTCTCCCACTCATTTCAAGGATAAATACATAAAGAGGATAGTGGGGCTGCCTGGGGAATGGATAAGTAGTTCACGGGATGTGATCAGAGTCCCAGAAGGACATTGTTGGGTAGAAGGAGATAACAAAGCTTCCAGCTTAGACTCAAGAACCTTTGGCCCT ATTCCTTTGGGTTTAATTAGAGGACGGGTGACTAGTGTGGTGTGGCCACCTCAGAGAGTAAGCAAGATTAGTTGa
- the LOC111215805 gene encoding dnaJ protein ERDJ3A — protein sequence MVRTQLVVSVVLVSTLLLLNAEAKTVDPYKVLGVSRDAKPREIQKAFHKQSLKYHPDKNKNKGAQEKFAEINNAYEILSDEEKRKNYDLYGDEKGQPGFGSGFPGGNGGGYSYSSGGGQGGGFNFGGPGGWQNMGGGGGGGGGSKSFSFSFGGGGGGPSASGSSFGFGMDDIFSMFGGGGGGAKGRDQFGGFGGFGGGSSKAESGSKRGSVATVKTVTSQVYKKDIVDQGMTWLLLSYLPSQRGTQYHESVIEEVAESLQGALKVGRINCETESSLCKQLGVVPRRAPRLFVYSYTSSGKATLAEYTEELVAKKVKSFCQEHLPRFSKKVDLNTFDVSAISSQGIPRVMLLSTKKDTPVIWRVLSGLYNGRFVFYNTEVHDASDPKVKNLGVDAFPAIVGWSSNGEKQVLKTGITVKNLKSAVQEIGKLLEGFEKKNKKASSNSQSGQGKSEPVEKIHLLSRTNFDSICGEKVPVCIIGAFRSPQGKEKLHSILSKVSQKSLSRRQASGTGSQDTVSYSLVDAAKQSSFLSSFDKSEFKASDKLLIAYKPKRGKFATFKGDMTMEEAEKFVAAVLNGDIQFTKTRQKPQIK from the exons ATGGTGAGAACGCAGTTGGTGGTATCTGTTGTGCTTGTCTCGACATTGTTGCTGTTGAATGCAGAAGCCAAAACCGTTGATCCCTACAAG GTTCTTGGAGTATCTCGAGATGCAAAGCCGCGTGAAATCCAGAAAGCTTTCCACAA gCAATCTCTGAAATATCATccagataaaaacaaaaataagggTGCTCAGGAGAAGTTTGCTGAGATTAATAATG CTTATGAGATCTTGTCTGatgaagagaagaggaagaactATGATCTTTATGGGGATGAAAAGGGACAGCCTGGATTTGGGTCAGGCTTCCCCGGAGGTAATGGTGGCGGGTATTCATATTCTTCAGGTGGTGGACAGGGTGGTGGTTTCAATTTTGGAGGACCGGGTGGATGGCAGAATATgggcggtggtggtggcggtgggGGCGGTTCCAAATCGTTTTCCTTCTCATttggcggtggtggtggcggtCCTAGTGCTAGTGGAAGTTCCTTTGGTTTTGGGATGGATGATATCTTTTCCATGTTTggcggcggtggtggtggtgctaAAGGAAGAGATCAGTTTGGTGGATTTGGTGGGTTTGGTGGCGGCTCATCAAAGGCTGAGTCTGGGTCAAAGAGAGGTTCGGTTGCAACTGTCAAAACCGTAACTTCTCAGGTTTATAAGAAAGACATTGTGGACCAAGGGATGACTTGGCTTTTGCTGTCTTATCTTCCATCTCAAAGAGGAACCCAGTACCATGAATCGGTCATAGAGGAAGTTGCTGAGTCACTGCAAGGAGCGTTAAAG GTTGGGCGTATAAACTGTGAAACAGAATCCTCTCTTTGCAAACAACTTGGCGTAGTTCCTCGCAGGGCTCCAAGGCTGTTTGTTTATTCATACACATCTAGTGGTAAAGCTACTTTAGCAGAATATACTGAGGAGCTTGTTGCAAAGAAGGTGAAAAGCTTCTGCCAGGAACATCTACCGAGATTCTCAAAAAAGGTTGACCTGAACACCTTCGATGTCTCTGCTATTAGCTCACAAGGGATTCCTAGAGTTATGCTCTTGTCAACAAAGAAAGACACTCCTGTCATCTGGCGTGTTCTTAGTGGCTTGTACAATGGACGCTTTGTCTTCTACAACACAGAG GTTCATGATGCTTCTGATCCGAAGGTTAAGAACCTAGGTGTTGACGCGTTTCCAGCGATAGTTGGCTGGTCATCAAATGGTGAGAAGCAAGTCTTGAAGACAGGGATCACTGtgaaaaatctgaaatcagCTGTCCAGGAGATTGGTAAATTGCTAGAAGGGTTtgagaaaaagaacaaaaaggcCTCTTCAAATAGTCAGTCAGGCCAAGGAAAGAGTGAGCCCGTAGAAAAGATACATCTTCTCTCGAGAACAAATTTCGATTCCATTTGTGGAGAGAAGGTTCCTGTTTGTATCATCGGTGCTTTCAGATCTCCACAGGGTAAAGAGAAGCTGCACTCAATATTGTCGAAG GTGTCGCAGAAGTCTTTGTCTAGACGACAAGCTTCGGGAACAGGCTCTCAGGACACCGTTTCCTATTCCCTTGTAGACGCGGCAAAACAATCTTCGTTCTTGAGTTCATTTGACAAATCAGAGTTCAAAGCATCTGATAAGCTTCTAATAGCATACAAGCCTAAACGAGGCAAGTTTGCTACATTTAAAGGCGACATGACAATGGAAGAAGCTGAGAAATTCGTAGCGGCTGTTCTGAACGGAGACATACAGTTCACAAAGACAAGACAGAAACCTCAGATCAAGTGA
- the LOC111215806 gene encoding importin-11, with product MALSASDLPAMYSLLANSMSGDENVRRPAEAALAQSESRPGFCSCLMEVIASKDLVSHVDVRLMASVYFKNSINRYWKSRRNASGISNEEKIHLRQKLLSHLREENYKIAEMLAVLISKIARFDYPKEWPDLFSVLAQQLHSADVLASHRIFMILFRTLKELSTKRLTADQRNFAEISSQLFDFCWHLWQTDVQTILRGFSTMVQSYGSNSAEQHHDELFLTCERWFLCLKIVRQLIISGFQSDAKSIQEIKPVKEVSPVLLNAAQSFLPYYSSFHNRDPKFWEFVKKACVKLMKVLAAIQSRHPYSFGDKCVLPVVVDFCLNKITDPEQASLPFEEFFIQCMVMVKSVLECKEYKPSLTGRVMNENGVTFEERKKNASNTVSGIVSSLLPNERIVLLCNILVRRYFVLTASDLEEWYQNPESFHHEQDMIQWSEKLRPCAEALYMVLFENYSQLLGPIVVSILQEAMNNCPPSVTEITPALLLKDAAYAATAYVYYELSNYLNFRDWFNGALSLELSNDHPNRRIIHRKVAMILGHWVSEIKDDTKREVYCSLIKLLQDNDLAVKLAASRSLCLHVEDANFSEQSFRDLLPICWESCFILVEEVQEFDSKVQVLNLISVLIGHVSEVIPYAQKLIQFFQKVWEESSGESLLQIQLLVALRNFVIALGYQSPICYSILLPILQKGIDINSPDALNLLEDSMALWETTLSYAPMMVPQLLACFPYMVEIIERSFDHLQVAVSIMESYIILNGGEFLNMHASSVAKILDLIVGNVNDKGLLSILPVIDILVQCFPVEVPPLINSCLQKLVIICLSGGDDRDPAKTAVKASSAAILARILVMNTTYLAQLTSEPSLSLLLQQAGVTIEDNVLICLTDIWLDKVDHATPMQKKTFGLALSIILTLRMPQVLDKLDQILSTCTSVILGGDKDLTEEESSGEMSSGRSQGEEAPPSKELRKSQIKVSDPVYQMSLENSMRENLQTCSTLHGDAFNSAISRMHPSELAQVKQALKLP from the exons ATGGCGTTGTCAGCTTCCGATTTACCGGCTATGTACTCATTGCTAGCAAACTCTATGAGCGGCGACGAGAACGTTCGGCGGCCGGCGGAGGCGGCTCTGGCTCAGTCGGAGAGCAGGCCTGGATTCTGCTCTTGCCTCATG GAAGTGATTGCGTCTAAGGATTTGGTGTCTCACGTGGACGTTAGATTGATGGCGTCTGTGTATTTCAAGAACAGTATCAACCGTTATTGGAAGAGCAGACGAAACGCTTC GGGTATAAGCAACGAGGAGAAGATTCATCTGAGGCAGAAGCTGTTGTCTCACTTGCGAGAAGAGAACTACAAG ATAGCGGAAATGCTGGCTGTTCTCATATCGAAGATAGCCCGCTTTGACTATCCTAAGGAATG GCCTGACCTCTTTTCGGTACTAGCGCAACAGCTTCACTCGGCTGACGTTCTTGCTTCTCACAGAATCTTTATGATCCTTTTTCGAACCCTGAAGGAATTGTCTACTAAACGTCTCACGGCAGATCAGAGAAATTTCGCTGAG ATCTCGTCGCAACTCTTCGACTTTTGTTGGCACCTCTGGCAAACTGATGTCCAAACAATTCTACGTGGCTTTTCAACAATGGTTCAGAGCTATGGTTCAAATAGTGCTGAGCAGCATCACGATGAGCTTTTCCTGACTTGTGAGAGGTGGTTTTTATGTTTGAAAATAGTGCGACAACTCATAATCTCAGGATTTCAAAGCGATGCCAAAAGTATACAG GAGATTAAACCAGTGAAAGAAGTCTCGCCTGTGCTCTTGAACGCTGCTCAATCGTTTCTTCCATATT ATTCATCTTTTCATAATCGAGATCCTAAATTCTGGGAATTTGTAAAGAAGGCATGTGTCAAGCTGATGAAAGTGTTAGCCGCAATTCAAAGCAGACATCCTTATTCATTTGGAGATAAATGTGTTCTTCCAGTCGTAGTGGATTTCTGCTTAAACAAGATAACAGATCCTGAACAGGCATCGTTGCCGTTTGAAGAATTTTTTATTCAGTGTATGGTGATGGTGAAATCTGTGCTTGAATGTAAAGAATACAAGCCTAGTCTAACTGGTCGAGTGATGAATGAAAATGGGGTGACATTtgaggagaggaagaagaatgcTTCAAACACAGTCAGTGGCATTGTGTCTTCACTTCTACCCAATGAAAGGATTGTTCTTTTGTGCAACATACTAGTAAGAAG GTATTTTGTTCTTACAGCAAGTGACCTAGAGGAGTGGTACCAGAACCCTGAGTCCTTTCATCATGAGCAGGACATGATTCAGTGGTCTGAGAAATTGAGACCTTGTGCTGAAGCTCTATATATGGTTTTGTTTGAGAACTACAGCCAA CTCCTAGGACCTATTGTTGTGTCCATCCTTCAGGAGGCAATGAATAACTGCCCCCCTTCGGTTACTGAAATAACACCAGCGCTGCTTCTGAAAGATGCAGCATATGCTGCTACTGCATACGTCTACTATGAGCTCTCGAATTATCTTAATTTCAGAGATTG GTTTAATGGTGCATTATCCCTTGAGCTGTCAAATGACCATCCAAATAGGCGTATCATCCACCGAAAAGTTGCTATGATATTGGGACATTGGGTTTCAGAG ATTAAAGATGACACAAAAAGAGAAGTGTATTGTTCTTTGATTAAATTGCTGCAAGACAATGACCTCGCTGTCAAG CTGGCAGCTAGTAGGTCATTATGCTTACACGTTGAGGATGCGAATTTTTCGGAGCAAAGTTTCCGTGATCTTCTTCCAATCTGTTGGGAGTCATGTTTCATACTGGTTGAGGAAGTTCAAGAATTTGATTCGAAG GTTCAAGTCCTGAACTTGATTTCTGTTCTTATTGGTCATGTTAGTGAAGTCATTCCGTACGCACAAAAGTTAATCCAATTCTTCCAGAAG GTGTGGGAGGAATCTTCTGGTGAAAGCCTTCTACAAATTCAGCTTCTTGTTGCACTGCGGAATTTTGTGATTGCGCTTGGTTATCAGTCTCCTATTTGCTATAGCATTCTGCTCCCAATTCTCCAAAAGGGCATTGACATTAACAGCCCTGATGCACTCAACCTTCTGGAAGATAGCATGGCA TTATGGGAGACTACACTTTCTTATGCTCCTATGATGGTGCCCCAGCTATTAGCATGCTTTCCCTATATGGTGGAGATCATTGAAAGAAGTTTTGATCACTTACAG GTTGCTGTCAGTATCATGGAATCGTACATCATTTTAAATGGAGGGGAATTTcttaatatgcatgcttcaagTGTCGCAAAGATTCTTGATCTTATTGTTGGAAATGTAAATGATAAGGGGTTACTCTCGATTCTTCCGGTGATTGACATCTTAGTTCAG TGTTTTCCTGTGGAAGTGCCCCCTCTCATCAACAGCTGTTTGCAG AAACTGGTGATTATTTGCTTGAGTGGAGGAGATGACCGAGATCCGGCCAAGACTGCAGTTAAAGCGTCCTCAGCTGCTATTCTGGCACGGATTCTGGTGATGAACACCACATACTTGGCCCAGTTAACATCTGAGCCATCTCTCTCGTTGTTACTCCAACAAGCAGGGGTCACAATCGAAGACAACGTACTCATTTGCCTCACCGACATTTGGCTCGACAAG GTGGATCATGCGACTCCCATGCAAAAGAAGACATTTGGATTGGCTCTTTCCATAATACTTACACTTAGAATGCCTCAAGTTCTTGACAAGCTTGATCAAATACTAAG TACATGCACCAGCGTAATCCTTGGTGGAGATAAAGATCTAACAGAAGAAGAATCAAG CGGTGAAATGAGCTCAGGCAGGTCTCAAGGAGAAGAAGCCCCACCTAGCAAAGAGTTGCGGAAAAGTCAG ATCAAAGTTTCAGATCCAGTTTACCAAATGTCACTGGAGAACTCAATGCGTGAGAATCTTCAGACATGTTCTACGCTTCATGGAGATGCCTTCAATTCTGCCATAAGTAGGATGCACCCATCAGAGCTTGCAcaagtgaagcaagccttaaaaCTGCCGTGA